TCATTATACTGCTGTAAATCTTCTTTGGTTGTAACAGGCAAATGCTGTAAATCTTCCAGTGTTTTCACTTTCGAAATATCAATATTTTGTCCAGCAAAAAGTCTTTTGTAAAAAGGAGAATTTTGACTGATGTATTCTAGAAGTTCAACTAATTTTTTTTCTTGAAAAATTTTAATCTCTTCTAAAGAACCTTTTTCTATTGCTGGAATCATTGTAATTTTCTTTTGACTTTTTTTAAATATTTTTCAATCTTTTCTTTATCAGGAATTGTAGTAATTTCAAGGGTTAAAGCTTTTTCAAAATTAAGCTTTGCCTGTTGGAATTCCTTTTTTTGGTAAAAGTACAATCCTGTCTTATAATATACAACCCAATAATCAGGGTTTAACGATTGATAATTTTGAATGAATTCGGGAGAAATCGTTTCTTTATTATCTAAAACCGAATCTATTTTATGATCTTCAATCTTAAATTTTTTAAAATTCTGAAAAGCAGTGGTTTCCAAAAAAGGATCTTTGGCAATATTTAGATTTTCGGTTTGAAAAGATTTTGATTCAGTTTTATTTTTTCCGAAAATTAAATTCAAATCATAACAGACAAATTCGCCTAATTGATACGGATTTGCAGAAACCCAGACTAATTTTTCTTTAGGTTTAAAAATAATTCCATGATGAGCCAGTAATTGATTTAATGCTTTTTCATTTCCAAATCCTAAAGAAATGTTTTTTAAACCGTTTTTATTTCGAAGAATTTCCGAAGCAATTTCGGGATTTACTTTTGATTTTTCAGACAGCAATTCCTTCATTCTTTCAAAGCGATATTCAGAATGACTATTTATAATTTGTTCCTGATTTCGTTTATCTGCTGTAAAAGCTTCTCCTTGAAAATGATTCGAACAAATTAATTGATCGCTGTTTGGAACATCATAAACGTCCATTTTGTTGGGAGAAACTTCAATCAAAATTGCTTTATTGTCATTGGCGCTTCCCACCATAATTGATTCAGAAACAAAAACTTTTCTTTTTTTTGCAATGGCAATGGCTTCGTCTACATTTTTGGCATGCTGTAAAATTTCACGAGTCAGAATAGAAATTGGCGTTTTAGCGCTAAGCGGAATTTTAGATTTCGAAGCATTTATCGTTACGGTCAATCCTTCATAATTCATTCCCGAAACCGCACCAATCATTCCCGGCCAAGTTACCATCATAAACGGATAACCTTCTTTTGGTTTTATAAAGGCCGCGATTTTATTTTCCGCGAAAGCGTCATTCACATAAAAATCAAAATTGCGGGCCAGAATTAAATTTCCATCTTCTGATTTTTCGTTCCAAGCTGCAAAAGAAGAACAACCTACCAAAGCCAGATCTTGCAAAGCGTGCCCAATATCATGTGCGCCATGCAGATACAAACCACGTTGATATTTAGGCGCGATGTTGTTAAATTCATCTGAACTATATTCTGAAACGCCATAAATTTCGGTTTGATATTCGTCTGGAACATTCAAATACAACTTTCGATTGTACCATTTTAGGAAATTCCTCAACAATTTCTGCTGAAATTTGGACGGAATAAAATCGGTTATTTTGGAGAAAAAAATACGCTGTTGTTTTTGTAAAAGCGAATCGGTTAAAGCGCCGGTTGTGAGACCAATTTCAAGCGGATCGCCTTCAACATACAATTCCCAAAGACCTTGTTTATTTTTTAAAAGTGAATTTTTTCCAGAGATAAAAACAGTATCAGAAACTTTGGTAACAACTGGTTTGGAATTATTAAAAGCAGTAAGATCGGGTTTATGATGTTTTGATTTTGATGTACCGCAGGAAATCAGCAAACTGAGAAAACCGATAAGGAAGAAATAAATAACTCGGCTTTTCATGATTCAATTATTCAGATGCTTTTTTAATTTTTTCCAGCAGATATTCTTTTCCTACAATTTCTGAGCAGGTTATAACCGCTCCAACCGTAACACCCAAGACACCGTGCATGTTAATACTTTGGCCTGTAAGATACAGATTTTCCAGTTTGGTTTTTGTGGGAATTAAAGTTTTCATCGGATTATTAGAATCTTTAACATATCC
This portion of the Flavobacterium panacagri genome encodes:
- a CDS encoding C45 family autoproteolytic acyltransferase/hydolase, which gives rise to MKSRVIYFFLIGFLSLLISCGTSKSKHHKPDLTAFNNSKPVVTKVSDTVFISGKNSLLKNKQGLWELYVEGDPLEIGLTTGALTDSLLQKQQRIFFSKITDFIPSKFQQKLLRNFLKWYNRKLYLNVPDEYQTEIYGVSEYSSDEFNNIAPKYQRGLYLHGAHDIGHALQDLALVGCSSFAAWNEKSEDGNLILARNFDFYVNDAFAENKIAAFIKPKEGYPFMMVTWPGMIGAVSGMNYEGLTVTINASKSKIPLSAKTPISILTREILQHAKNVDEAIAIAKKRKVFVSESIMVGSANDNKAILIEVSPNKMDVYDVPNSDQLICSNHFQGEAFTADKRNQEQIINSHSEYRFERMKELLSEKSKVNPEIASEILRNKNGLKNISLGFGNEKALNQLLAHHGIIFKPKEKLVWVSANPYQLGEFVCYDLNLIFGKNKTESKSFQTENLNIAKDPFLETTAFQNFKKFKIEDHKIDSVLDNKETISPEFIQNYQSLNPDYWVVYYKTGLYFYQKKEFQQAKLNFEKALTLEITTIPDKEKIEKYLKKVKRKLQ